One part of the Chryseobacterium mulctrae genome encodes these proteins:
- a CDS encoding UbiA prenyltransferase family protein yields the protein MNCLKVLKKSVIDSQLYVSLMGTVFAVFFMMEQNTFRFPSVLLIFITYFSGYLYTKYQKTKYFYKILLLNFVTGIISAALIIFNHNEIRLVKWFVIVVLGLLYNSFFLETYIRKIPLLKVFYVGLVWALVNCWLTLPAFNFPIFFISFFFVTALVLPFDIRDMKSDTVQTFPKLIGIQNTKYLAYIFIFIACILAIFYLKTQFAVSFFLASVFTYILVFFSKNSNKDSYFSFWVESCSGLPFLFLILLEKFYLY from the coding sequence ATGAATTGTTTAAAAGTACTGAAAAAATCTGTCATCGACAGCCAACTTTATGTCTCTTTAATGGGAACAGTTTTCGCAGTATTTTTCATGATGGAGCAAAACACATTCCGTTTCCCTTCAGTTCTTTTGATATTCATCACCTATTTCAGCGGATATCTGTACACCAAATACCAAAAAACAAAATATTTTTATAAAATATTATTATTAAATTTCGTCACAGGAATTATTTCGGCGGCTTTAATTATTTTTAATCATAATGAAATACGTTTAGTAAAATGGTTTGTGATTGTGGTTTTAGGATTATTATACAACAGTTTTTTTCTTGAAACTTACATCCGGAAAATTCCTTTACTCAAAGTATTTTATGTAGGTTTAGTTTGGGCATTGGTCAATTGTTGGCTTACTTTACCTGCGTTTAATTTTCCTATATTTTTTATCAGTTTCTTTTTTGTGACTGCACTCGTTTTGCCATTCGATATTCGCGATATGAAAAGTGATACGGTTCAGACATTTCCAAAATTAATTGGTATTCAAAACACAAAATATCTTGCTTATATTTTTATTTTCATTGCTTGCATTTTAGCTATTTTTTATTTGAAAACTCAGTTTGCTGTAAGCTTTTTTTTAGCCTCGGTATTTACTTATATTCTTGTTTTTTTTTCGAAGAATTCTAATAAAGATTCGTATTTTTCTTTTTGGGTTGAAAGCTGTTCCGGTTTGCCTTTTTTGTTTTTAATTCTGTTGGAAAAGTTTTACCTTTACTAA